A region from the Ciconia boyciana chromosome 1, ASM3463844v1, whole genome shotgun sequence genome encodes:
- the THSD1 gene encoding thrombospondin type-1 domain-containing protein 1: MKQMLKDFSNLLLVVLCDYVLGEVEYLLLERPGHVAFSNDTVSVEYQYYGGGNVASAHLSILLLDASTNEIIARKQLPANQSQGMIEFECFHFKSAGDFLFRMVSPSDNGSAAQWSRSSTSMLHVEWPVFHIDLNKSSEVLGSSLQVGLFTNEQLCAVNETVVSLDVIFTSTLYEFGRVSSNETLGIRTSKGIPLSRSQWVEFDCPPVGQEAYITVLLKSVETHSIIASIGPIDLLHKFGYRLVVAPEATCKTLVQVFVVSPPCTSISGKIVVYKEALKHPSQRTTWLYETTLHPGDNRTEFNCTLFDVGKNKYCFDLFNFSNRSHFPTRVKECMMIQRNMETWSPWQPWSPCSVTCGDGVRERFRECLTSSPAKPGCAGSPRETSLCSLEECLSIKPPTPPSVQPGEDQKANNIVTITGISLCLFIIFATVLITLWRKLCRAQKCSTAIRQNSVHSPGFRKNSDEENICQGNKQRDSFTEGGDAPVNIPLTYRRSLQFAQEDDASGSENFQPNAQKIIPPIFSYRLAQQQLKEMKKKGLTETTKVYHVSQNPLTDTVVGATTMLPLSGENQEEAAANKFRIKSPFLDQPASQPKFPGESSHPRLDFPFSQANPAMSPTQTLIRRAHFKHQDNRGDLSERGCHRNPQFRRTASFHETKKTRPFRERSMSTLTPRQTPLYNSRTRTWDQGLEDRMRPKSRNANPTCEKLDQPHSTVPACEPQGHGTRCHHRAGPPVKKLDLITDRQPASQEKAADKPEPSRSKRGPSPNPRGTWRKETGSAGKDNSQRGLSVSPAQYRRDKCQSFPLDPEFAFYDNTTFGLTEAEQQMIDLPGYFGSNEEDETSTLSIEKLVI; this comes from the exons ATGAAACAGATGTTGAAGGATTTTTCAAATCTATTGTTAGTAGTGCTCTGTGACTACG ttctcGGCGAAGTGGAGTATCTCCTGTTGGAGCGCCCAGGTCATGTAGCCTTCAGCAATGACACAGTGTCTGTGGAATATCAGTACTATGGTGGTGGTAATGTGGCATCAGCGCATCTGTCCATCCTATTGCTGGATGCCAGCACCAATGAGATAATTGCAAGAAAACAGCTTCCAGCAAATCAGTCCCAGGGGATGATAGAGTTTGAGTGTTTCCATTTCAAGAGTGCTGGGGACTTCTTGTTCAGAATGGTCTCTCCCAGTGATAATGGCAGTGCTGCCCAgtggagcagaagcagcacatcCATGCTCCATGTGGAATGGCCTGTATTTCACATTGATTTGAACAAGAGTTCAGAGGTGCTTGGGAGCTCCCTTCAGGTTGGACTTTTTACAAATGAGCAGTTGTGTGCCGTGAATGAGACAGTGGTTTCACTGGATGTGATATTCACCAGCACCCTTTATGAATTCGGAAGAGTAAGCTCTAATGAGACTCTGGGCATTAGAACTAGCAAAGGAATCCCACTCTCTCGGTCCCAGTGGGTAGAGTTTGATTGCCCACCTGTTGGTCAAGAAGCATACATCACTGTGTTACTGAAATCAGTAGAAACACATTCCATCATTGCCTCCATAGGACCCATAGATCTCCTCCACAAATTTGGATACAGACTGGTTGTGGCACCAGAAGCAACATGCAAAACTTTGGTTCAAGTCTTCGTAGTCTCTCCACCCTGCACTTCTATCAGCGGAAAAATTGTCGTCTATAAAGAGGCTCTCAAGCATCCTAGTCAAAGAACAACCTGGCTGTATGAAACCACCCTTCACCCAGGAGACAACAGGACAGAATTTAACTGCACTTTGTTTGATGTGGGGAAGAACAAATACTGCTTTGACCTCTTTAATTTCTCAAACCGAAGCCATTTTCCAACAAGAGTTAAGGAGTGTATGATGATCCAAAGGAATATGG AAACGTGGAGCCCGTGGCAGCCCTGGAGCCCCTGCAGTGTCACCTGCGGGGACGGCGTCCGAGAGCGCTTCCGAGAGTGCCTCACCTCCTCGCCGGCAAAACCAGGCTGCGCTGGATCACCCAGGGAGACTTCCTTGTGTTCGCTGGAGGAGTGCTTGT CTATCAAGCCTCCCACCCCACCTTCTGTCCAGCCAGGAGAGgatcagaaagcaaataatataGTCACCATCACAGGTATCTCCCTATGCTTGTTCATCATCTTTGCCACCGTTCTCATCACCCTCTGGAggaagctctgcagagctcagaagTGCAGCACCGCCATCCGCCAAAACTCCGTCCATTCCCCCGGCTTCCGGAAAAACTCTGACGAGGAGAACATTTGCCAAGGCAACAAGCAGCGGGACAGCTTCACAGAAGGAGGGGATGCCCCTGTTAACATTCCTCTGACCTACAGGCGGAGCCTCCAATTTGCCCAAGAAGATGATGCCTCTGGAAGTGAGAACTTTCAGCCAAACGCCCAAAAAATAATCCCTCCGATTTTCAGCTACCGCCTcgcacagcagcagctgaaagagatgaagaagaaaGGCCTGACTGAGACCACCAAGGTGTACCACGTCTCTCAGAATCCCCTCACGGACACAGTTGTTGGTGCCACCACGATGCTTCCCCTGAGCGGGGAAAACCAAGAGGAGGCGGCGGCAAACAAATTTAGGATCAAATCTCCCTTTCTGGACCAGCCAGCCAGTCAGCCCAAATTCCCAGGGGAAAGCTCTCACCCTAGGCTGGATTTTCCGTTCTCACAGGCCAATCCTGCAATGAGCCCTACCCAAACCTTGATAAGAAGAGCTCATTTCAAGCACCAGGATAACAGAGGGGACTTGTCCGAGAGGGGCTGTCACAGAAACCCTCAGTTTAGAAGAACAGCCAGTTTCCATGAAACTAAAAAGACCAGGCCTTTCAGAGAGAGAAGCATGTCCACCCTCACCCCCCGACAGACTCCTCTCTACAACTCCAGGACCAGAACGTGGGACCAGGGTTTGGAGGACAGGATGCGGCCAAAATCGAGAAACGCTAATCCAACCTGTGAAAAGCTGGATCAGCCCCACAGCACTGTGCCGGCGTGTGAACCGCAGGGCCACGGCACAAGGTGCCACCACAGGGCAGGTCCCCCAGTGAAGAAGCTGGACCTGATCACTGACCGCCAGCCTGCCAGTCAGGAGAAGGCAGCTGATAAGCCTGAGCCCAGCCGAAGTAAGAGGGGCCCTTCACCTAACCCCAGAGGCACGTGGCGGAAGGAAACGGGCTCAGCTGGCAAAGATAACTCCCAGAGAGGCCTAAGTGTAAGCCCTGCCCAGTACCGAAGGGACAAGTGCCAGAGCTTCCCCTTGGACCCTGAGTTTGCCTTTTATGATAATACTACTTTTGGCTTAAcggaggcagagcagcagatgATCGACCTCCCTGGGTATTTTGGCTCAAATGAAGAGGATGAAACAAGTACTTTAAGCATTGAGAAACTGGTGATCTGA